The Methanocaldococcus infernus ME region ACTAACACCAAAAGTTATAAATTATATTTTAATAAATAACTTTTTTATGTAAATTAAAACTTGGTGAGATGATGATAACTTGGTATGGACATGCTTGCTTTAAGGTTGATAATGTCCTTATAGATCCTTTTGTCCCTAACCCTTTGTGTAACTTACCCTCTGACATAGTTATGGAAGGTGTAGATGTCATAGCTGTAACTCATGGGCATGATGACCACTTAGGAAATGCCTTAGCCTTAGGGACAGCTTACAATGTTCCAATTGTAGCCATCCATGAAATAGCTTGCTACCTTGCTGAGAGAGGGGCTAAGGTTGAAGGGATGAACATAGGAGGGAGTATAGAGATTAATGGAGCTAAGCTAACAATGGTTAAGGCTGACCACTCCTGTAGTATTGCAGGAGTAGCTACAGGATATGTAATAAATGACAGAGTTTACCATGCAGGAGACACTGGGGTCTTTGGAGATATGGAGTTAATTGGAGAACTTTATAATCCTAAAGTTGCTCTCCTACCAATTGGTGGTAGATATACAATGGGCATAGAAGAGGCTTTATTGGCTATAGAGCTAATTTACCCAGAGGTTGTAATTCCAATGCACTATAATACTTTCCCACTAATTCAAGCTGATATTAATGAATTTATAAAAGGAGC contains the following coding sequences:
- a CDS encoding metal-dependent hydrolase → MITWYGHACFKVDNVLIDPFVPNPLCNLPSDIVMEGVDVIAVTHGHDDHLGNALALGTAYNVPIVAIHEIACYLAERGAKVEGMNIGGSIEINGAKLTMVKADHSCSIAGVATGYVINDRVYHAGDTGVFGDMELIGELYNPKVALLPIGGRYTMGIEEALLAIELIYPEVVIPMHYNTFPLIQADINEFIKGAEALGVEVIIPKIGEPIDL